A stretch of the Mycobacteroides immunogenum genome encodes the following:
- a CDS encoding acyl-CoA dehydrogenase family protein, with product MTDIAHRVVQRHDPTSGTLVEFLGAWFDAGLSWVHFPPGLGGQGISRGLQATADAILDEAGAPQPHLLNFIGYGMAAPTIVEHAQTDELKLRWLRPLATAEEIWCQLFSEPGAGSDLAGLATMAVLDGDEWVVNGQKVWTTMAHRASWALLLARTDPDAPKHKGLTYFAVDMRAPGVETRPLRQMTGQAEFNEVYLSDVRIPDAHRLGAVGAGWQVAMTTLMSERNSIGASGARRGDGTIADAVSLWAQRPDLHTAVRRDHLAQLWLRSEAQRLTSERSRATATAKGPGPEGSISKLVGAELNQRVYEFCMDLLGPEGVLYGDYTMRDVGLDDDQGPVQQRFLRSRANTIEGGTSEVLRNILGERILGLPGDLRADSGRPWREVPRG from the coding sequence ATGACGGATATTGCCCACCGGGTTGTCCAGCGACACGACCCCACTTCCGGGACTTTGGTGGAGTTTCTCGGAGCGTGGTTCGACGCCGGCCTGTCCTGGGTGCATTTCCCACCAGGGCTCGGCGGGCAGGGCATCTCACGCGGACTACAGGCCACGGCGGATGCGATCCTCGACGAGGCGGGCGCCCCTCAACCACACCTCCTCAATTTCATCGGATACGGCATGGCCGCGCCGACCATCGTTGAGCACGCCCAGACCGACGAGCTCAAACTTCGGTGGCTGCGCCCGCTTGCGACCGCCGAGGAGATTTGGTGTCAGCTCTTCTCCGAGCCCGGCGCCGGATCCGATCTGGCCGGGCTGGCCACCATGGCCGTCCTCGACGGTGACGAATGGGTGGTGAACGGACAAAAGGTGTGGACCACCATGGCTCACCGTGCCAGCTGGGCGCTGCTACTCGCCCGGACCGATCCGGATGCCCCGAAACACAAGGGCCTCACCTACTTCGCCGTCGATATGCGGGCGCCGGGAGTCGAGACGCGGCCACTGCGGCAAATGACCGGGCAGGCCGAATTCAACGAGGTCTACCTCAGTGACGTCCGCATTCCTGACGCACACCGGCTCGGCGCGGTCGGTGCGGGCTGGCAGGTCGCGATGACCACCCTGATGAGTGAACGCAACTCTATCGGAGCCAGTGGTGCCCGGCGTGGCGACGGCACGATCGCGGATGCCGTCTCACTGTGGGCTCAACGTCCCGACCTTCACACCGCGGTACGGCGCGATCACCTCGCACAACTCTGGCTGCGCTCGGAAGCGCAGCGCCTCACCTCGGAGCGGTCCCGCGCGACGGCCACCGCCAAGGGGCCCGGCCCAGAGGGGTCGATCAGCAAGCTCGTCGGTGCCGAGCTGAATCAGCGCGTCTACGAGTTCTGCATGGATCTGCTCGGACCAGAGGGGGTCCTCTACGGCGACTACACGATGCGCGACGTCGGCCTCGATGACGACCAAGGACCGGTGCAACAGCGCTTCCTGCGCTCACGCGCCAACACCATCGAAGGCGGCACCTCCGAGGTGCTGCGCAACATCCTCGGCGAACGGATCCTGGGGCTCCCCGGCGACCTGCGCGCCGACTCCGGACGACCCTGGCGTGAGGTGCCCCGTGGCTGA
- a CDS encoding acyl-CoA dehydrogenase family protein: MAEQNSTPNDQFSFTPEQVALRAAVRGFSSEHSDELAVRQLMEATPPFDQKAWGRLGSELGVLGLGVPEDLGGSGGGIVDAAIAIEELGAALFCGPILGTLALSIPALVAAPDSPVRNETLAPLVEGTRTAAFAVPHQSGEFSGANVTVQATGTSDTWFVSGTVDRVPDSGAADDLIVAATVGNQRALFVVDATGAGVERTPLSTLDLTRPQATVRFAYAKARLLADSDKAVQICQRALHVAAVLLAAEQVGGAQHLLDLSVAYAKERRQFGRPIGSFQAVKHRLADMLVEQEHARSAAYYGAWALQDNTDDPALAASIAQATCSAAFTRIAADSVQVHGGIGFTWEHQIHLYFKRAFTDAALLGSAEEHRNRIAELVLDTATPAQPITAATG; this comes from the coding sequence GTGGCTGAACAGAATTCGACTCCAAATGACCAATTCTCCTTCACCCCAGAGCAGGTCGCGCTACGCGCGGCGGTGCGCGGATTCAGCTCCGAGCACTCCGACGAGCTAGCCGTCCGGCAACTGATGGAGGCAACGCCGCCCTTCGATCAAAAGGCCTGGGGCCGACTCGGTTCCGAACTGGGCGTGCTTGGACTCGGCGTCCCGGAGGACCTGGGTGGCTCGGGCGGAGGCATTGTCGATGCCGCGATCGCGATAGAAGAACTGGGCGCCGCACTGTTCTGTGGGCCCATCCTCGGCACCCTCGCGTTGTCAATCCCCGCGCTGGTCGCGGCTCCCGATTCACCGGTGCGCAACGAGACCCTGGCGCCGCTGGTGGAGGGTACGCGGACCGCGGCCTTCGCCGTGCCGCATCAGTCCGGAGAGTTTTCCGGTGCGAACGTCACGGTGCAGGCCACCGGTACAAGCGATACCTGGTTCGTCTCCGGGACAGTGGACCGGGTCCCGGACTCCGGAGCGGCCGACGACCTGATCGTCGCCGCGACAGTGGGAAATCAACGGGCACTGTTTGTAGTCGATGCCACCGGAGCGGGGGTGGAACGCACGCCGCTATCGACGCTGGATCTCACCCGGCCGCAGGCGACGGTCCGGTTCGCCTACGCCAAGGCACGGCTGCTCGCTGATTCAGACAAGGCAGTCCAGATCTGTCAGCGTGCGCTGCACGTTGCCGCCGTACTGTTGGCCGCCGAGCAGGTCGGCGGTGCCCAACATCTGCTCGACCTGAGCGTCGCGTACGCCAAGGAGCGCAGACAGTTTGGCCGACCGATCGGATCATTCCAGGCCGTCAAACACCGACTCGCGGACATGCTCGTCGAACAGGAACACGCCCGTTCCGCGGCGTACTACGGCGCGTGGGCCTTGCAGGACAACACCGACGATCCGGCACTCGCCGCATCGATCGCACAGGCAACCTGCTCGGCGGCCTTCACACGCATCGCGGCAGACAGCGTGCAGGTGCACGGTGGCATCGGCTTCACCTGGGAGCACCAGATACATCTCTACTTCAAGCGCGCCTTCACCGACGCGGCCCTGCTGGGCAGTGCGGAGGAACACCGAAACCGAATCGCCGAGCTTGTACTCGACACCGCCACACCGGCACAGCCGATCACCGCGGCGACCGGCTGA
- a CDS encoding lysophospholipid acyltransferase family protein, producing MAGETKAKVIQLQANSERHAARARRAEARADAGRRHPSSLTSDAPAHDSAETAAVIHDLNEIRAAQGNAHVGDEESLTALAANIAAVAEFIRRRVGGDYSVDDFGFDEHLNESLLLPLLRPLFNRWFRVDVTGVENIPASGGALVVANHAGVLPLDGLMLSVAVHDRCPGNRTLRNLAADMVFDAPFLGQLARKAGHTLACTADAHRLLSAGELTAVFPEGYKGLGKPFKDRYKLQRFGRGGFVAAAIRTGAPIIPCSIVGSEEIYPMIADLKVIARLFGLPYFPVTPLFPAAGPLGLVPLPSKWHIEFGTPIPTDGYDEAAADDPMVTFEVTDQVRETIQQTLYRLLAGRRNMFFG from the coding sequence ATGGCTGGTGAAACCAAGGCGAAAGTTATTCAATTACAGGCTAATTCGGAACGCCATGCTGCACGCGCTCGCCGCGCCGAGGCGCGTGCTGACGCCGGAAGGCGGCACCCGTCATCGTTGACCAGCGATGCGCCGGCCCATGATTCCGCGGAGACCGCCGCGGTGATCCATGACCTCAACGAGATTCGCGCGGCGCAGGGCAACGCGCACGTGGGCGACGAGGAGTCGCTGACGGCGCTCGCGGCCAACATCGCCGCCGTCGCTGAGTTCATTCGCCGCCGCGTCGGTGGCGACTACAGCGTCGATGATTTCGGGTTCGATGAACATCTCAACGAATCGCTGTTACTTCCTTTGCTGAGGCCATTGTTCAACCGATGGTTCAGAGTGGACGTGACCGGGGTGGAGAACATTCCGGCGAGCGGCGGAGCCCTGGTCGTGGCTAACCATGCAGGTGTGCTGCCGCTTGATGGGCTGATGCTCTCGGTGGCCGTGCACGACCGGTGCCCCGGCAACCGGACACTGCGCAACCTGGCCGCCGATATGGTGTTCGACGCACCGTTCCTGGGGCAGTTGGCGCGAAAAGCCGGTCATACGCTGGCCTGCACCGCCGACGCACACCGGCTACTGTCTGCCGGCGAGCTGACCGCCGTGTTCCCCGAGGGCTACAAGGGACTGGGTAAGCCGTTCAAGGACCGTTACAAGCTGCAGCGATTCGGCCGGGGTGGATTCGTGGCCGCGGCTATCCGCACCGGGGCGCCGATCATTCCGTGCTCGATCGTCGGATCCGAGGAGATCTACCCGATGATCGCCGACTTGAAGGTGATCGCCCGCCTATTCGGGCTGCCGTACTTCCCGGTGACGCCGCTGTTCCCGGCCGCCGGTCCGCTCGGTCTGGTCCCGTTGCCGTCCAAGTGGCATATCGAGTTCGGCACCCCGATCCCGACGGACGGGTACGACGAAGCCGCCGCCGACGACCCGATGGTGACCTTCGAGGTCACCGATCAGGTCCGCGAGACCATTCAGCAGACGCTGTACCGCCTGCTCGCGGGCCGGCGCAACATGTTCTTCGGCTGA
- a CDS encoding SDR family oxidoreductase, protein MSAGETNLHYPRVVLVTGASRFLGGYLATRLVQNPMINRVIAVDAVAPSKDLLRRMGRAEFVRADIRNPFIAKVIRNGEVDTVVHTASASYSPRSGGRAALKELNVMGAMQLFAACQKAPTVQRVVVKSTAQVYGASARDPVMFTEEMSARRPPADGFARDSIDIESYARGLGRRRPDVAVTILRLANLIGPGMDTALARYLAGPVVPTMLGRDARLQLLHEQDALGALERATMAGKAGTFNIAADGMMMMSQAVRRSGQLGIPVPSFAVAAIASFTKGTRYTELSSEQRDWLAYGRAMDITRMKTELGYQPKWTTIGAFGDYVRGRGITPVIEPEWVRSLGDRAVAFAQQISS, encoded by the coding sequence GTGAGTGCCGGCGAGACCAATCTGCATTATCCGAGGGTCGTGCTGGTCACCGGGGCCAGCAGATTCCTCGGGGGTTACCTGGCTACACGCCTGGTCCAGAATCCGATGATCAATCGTGTGATCGCGGTCGACGCAGTAGCTCCTAGCAAGGATCTGCTGCGTCGCATGGGCCGGGCGGAGTTTGTTCGGGCCGACATCCGCAATCCGTTCATCGCGAAGGTGATTCGCAACGGCGAGGTCGACACGGTGGTGCACACCGCCTCGGCGTCGTACTCGCCGCGTTCCGGCGGGCGCGCTGCGCTCAAGGAACTGAACGTGATGGGCGCAATGCAGCTGTTCGCGGCCTGCCAGAAGGCGCCCACCGTGCAACGCGTTGTCGTCAAGTCCACGGCACAGGTGTACGGGGCCAGCGCTCGCGACCCGGTGATGTTCACCGAAGAGATGAGCGCACGCCGCCCACCGGCTGACGGGTTCGCCCGGGACAGCATCGACATCGAGAGCTATGCACGTGGCTTGGGTCGGCGGCGTCCCGATGTCGCGGTGACGATCCTGCGATTGGCCAACCTGATCGGCCCCGGTATGGATACCGCGCTGGCCCGATACTTGGCGGGCCCGGTCGTCCCCACCATGCTCGGACGCGATGCCCGCCTGCAGTTACTGCACGAGCAGGATGCGCTGGGCGCGCTCGAACGCGCCACCATGGCCGGTAAGGCCGGCACCTTCAACATCGCGGCCGACGGCATGATGATGATGTCGCAGGCGGTGCGCCGCTCCGGGCAACTCGGCATCCCCGTCCCATCGTTTGCGGTTGCGGCGATCGCCTCCTTCACCAAGGGCACCCGGTACACCGAGCTGAGTTCCGAGCAGCGCGATTGGCTGGCATATGGGCGTGCCATGGACATCACCCGGATGAAGACCGAGCTGGGATACCAGCCCAAGTGGACGACGATCGGGGCGTTCGGGGATTACGTAAGGGGTCGCGGGATCACTCCAGTTATCGAGCCGGAGTGGGTACGCTCATTGGGAGATCGCGCGGTGGCCTTCGCGCAGCAGATCAGTTCGTGA
- a CDS encoding 30S ribosomal protein bS22, whose amino-acid sequence MGSVIKKRRKRMSKKKHRKLLRRTRVQRRKLGK is encoded by the coding sequence ATGGGTTCAGTCATCAAGAAGCGGCGTAAGCGTATGTCCAAGAAGAAGCACCGCAAGCTGCTTCGTCGCACTCGCGTCCAGCGCAGAAAACTCGGCAAGTAA
- a CDS encoding helix-turn-helix domain-containing protein has translation MTSMNGPSARDGAGAKPGREASATGQSGKAQFLTVAEVAALMRVSKMTVYRLVHNGELPAVRVGRSFRVHAKAVNDLLQASYFDAG, from the coding sequence ATGACGTCAATGAACGGGCCATCCGCACGCGACGGGGCCGGCGCCAAGCCGGGCCGGGAAGCGTCGGCTACTGGCCAATCCGGGAAGGCTCAGTTCCTTACAGTCGCCGAGGTCGCCGCGCTGATGCGCGTCAGCAAGATGACTGTCTACCGGCTGGTGCACAACGGAGAGCTGCCCGCGGTGCGGGTCGGCCGGTCGTTCCGTGTGCACGCCAAGGCGGTAAACGATCTGCTGCAGGCCTCCTACTTCGACGCCGGTTAA
- the proC gene encoding pyrroline-5-carboxylate reductase — MSRIAIIGGGNIGEALISGLLRAGRQAKDIVVSEKVPARAKALAEAYAIRISEVADAVEGADFIVVAVKPSDVESATTEIAAALAKLDAEGNERETEQVLVSVAAGVSTGFFESKLAAGAPVVRVMPNAPMLVGAGVSALAKGRFANDEQLSAVAELLESVGSVITVAESQMDTVTALSGSGPAYFFLLVEALVDAGVASGLTRPVATDLVIQTMAGSAAMLLERAESDENRAPGLQTRTEVDTTAAELRATITSPGGTTAAALRELERGGLRASVYAAVDAAKTRSEQLGITSE; from the coding sequence ATGTCCAGAATCGCAATTATCGGTGGCGGCAATATCGGCGAAGCTCTCATTTCCGGGCTGCTGAGGGCCGGACGGCAGGCCAAGGACATCGTCGTCTCGGAGAAGGTTCCCGCCCGGGCCAAGGCTCTGGCGGAGGCATACGCCATCCGGATCAGTGAGGTGGCCGACGCCGTAGAGGGCGCCGATTTCATCGTGGTGGCGGTCAAACCGTCGGACGTGGAGAGTGCGACGACAGAAATCGCCGCGGCGCTGGCGAAACTGGATGCCGAGGGCAATGAGCGTGAAACCGAGCAGGTTCTGGTTTCGGTGGCCGCGGGGGTGTCCACCGGCTTCTTCGAATCCAAGCTGGCTGCCGGAGCACCGGTGGTGCGGGTGATGCCCAACGCGCCGATGCTCGTCGGCGCCGGAGTCAGCGCCCTGGCCAAGGGGCGGTTCGCCAATGACGAGCAGCTCAGTGCCGTGGCCGAGCTGCTCGAATCCGTCGGCAGCGTCATCACCGTGGCCGAATCGCAGATGGACACCGTGACCGCGTTGTCTGGATCGGGCCCGGCCTACTTCTTTTTGCTTGTCGAGGCCTTGGTCGACGCGGGGGTGGCATCGGGCCTCACCCGCCCCGTCGCCACCGATCTGGTCATCCAAACCATGGCCGGATCCGCTGCCATGCTCCTGGAACGGGCCGAATCGGACGAGAATCGTGCCCCCGGGCTACAGACCCGTACCGAGGTGGATACCACTGCCGCCGAGCTACGCGCGACGATTACCTCGCCGGGTGGTACTACCGCCGCTGCGCTGCGCGAACTGGAACGTGGAGGTTTGCGGGCAAGCGTCTACGCGGCCGTGGATGCCGCAAAAACACGCTCCGAGCAGCTCGGAATCACATCAGAGTAA
- a CDS encoding serine hydrolase domain-containing protein, with product MSQPQRRVQTAPVFAPVPVRTDLPDGVHGWAQPEFGRVVRKFASMYVNRVGGGALCVYVDGEPVLDIWAGAARPGVPWTHDTAPIVYSASKGVTATVIHRLADRGLLAYDAPVARYWPEFAANGKESITVRDVLAHKSGLAALAPLASTPEELLDHELMEERLAAAPVGRFYGKAAYHAMSYGWLLAGLGRAITGNDMRALYRTEVAEPLGVDGIHLGRPPADSPTIPAGIYAQLDKAVNTPFLSRGLSLGARLIDIIPAARGATGAIHVPGAERIVADNGHTSAPLYDTQMGAGNAICTAPALAKLYAALSNEGSVDGRRLLSVEKTAELTRGRGIKPNLLLTRDIWDLGYHCFPAPGLLGGFGHMGAGGSTGWADPKRHIAVGLAHNHLILPNPMHNVAFPRLWAATLRSAR from the coding sequence ATGTCACAACCGCAGCGTCGCGTGCAGACCGCACCTGTTTTCGCGCCGGTTCCCGTCCGCACCGATTTGCCCGACGGGGTACACGGCTGGGCCCAACCCGAGTTCGGTCGGGTGGTGCGCAAGTTCGCGTCGATGTATGTGAACCGCGTCGGGGGCGGTGCGCTCTGTGTGTACGTCGACGGCGAACCGGTGCTCGATATCTGGGCCGGCGCAGCGCGGCCCGGTGTGCCGTGGACGCACGACACCGCGCCCATCGTGTACTCGGCCTCCAAGGGCGTGACCGCCACCGTGATTCACCGGCTGGCCGACCGTGGGCTGCTCGCCTACGACGCCCCGGTCGCCCGGTACTGGCCGGAGTTCGCGGCCAACGGCAAGGAATCGATCACGGTCCGCGACGTGCTGGCGCATAAGTCAGGGCTCGCCGCATTGGCGCCGCTGGCGTCCACTCCCGAGGAACTGCTCGATCACGAGCTCATGGAGGAACGGCTCGCCGCCGCGCCCGTTGGGCGCTTCTACGGAAAGGCCGCTTATCACGCCATGAGCTACGGCTGGCTGCTGGCCGGGCTCGGGCGCGCGATCACCGGGAACGACATGCGGGCCTTGTATCGCACCGAAGTCGCCGAACCCCTGGGGGTCGACGGCATCCACCTCGGCCGTCCACCTGCTGATTCACCGACCATCCCCGCCGGGATCTACGCGCAGCTCGACAAGGCGGTGAACACACCCTTCCTATCGCGTGGCCTGTCCCTCGGTGCGCGGCTCATCGACATCATTCCGGCCGCCCGCGGAGCCACCGGCGCGATCCACGTGCCGGGGGCCGAACGCATTGTGGCCGACAACGGGCACACCAGCGCACCGCTGTACGACACCCAGATGGGTGCGGGCAACGCCATCTGTACCGCGCCGGCGTTGGCCAAGCTTTACGCCGCGCTGAGCAATGAGGGAAGCGTCGACGGCCGCAGGCTGCTGTCAGTCGAGAAGACCGCCGAACTGACTCGCGGGCGCGGGATCAAGCCCAACCTGCTCCTCACCCGCGATATCTGGGACCTTGGCTACCACTGCTTCCCCGCCCCCGGGCTGCTGGGCGGGTTCGGCCACATGGGCGCGGGCGGCTCCACCGGATGGGCAGACCCTAAGCGCCACATCGCCGTTGGACTCGCACACAATCACCTGATACTGCCCAACCCGATGCACAATGTGGCCTTCCCCCGGCTATGGGCCGCGACCCTGCGGAGCGCACGCTAG
- a CDS encoding R2-like ligand-binding oxidase, translating to MTRTHYGSLRAGGLNWDSLPLKLFVGGNAKFWDPADIDFSRDRADWESLTERERDYATRLCAQFIAGEESVTQDIQPFMSAMRAEGRLGDEMYLTQFAFEEAKHTQVFRIWLDAVGVSDDLHGYLDDLPAYREIFFEQLPDALGTLASDPSPAAQVRASVTYNHVVEGMLALTGYFAWHKICVDRGILPGMQELVRRIGDDERRHMAWGTFTCRRHVAADDANWSVFEARMNELIPIALRLTEEGFGLYGEDTPFGLSLDEFMQYSADKGMRRFGTISSARGRPLGEIDLDYSPLQLEDTFAAEDRQALAATV from the coding sequence ATGACGCGCACACATTACGGATCGCTGCGAGCGGGAGGGCTCAACTGGGATTCGTTGCCGCTCAAACTGTTCGTGGGCGGCAACGCGAAATTCTGGGATCCGGCCGATATCGATTTCTCGCGTGATCGGGCGGACTGGGAATCACTCACCGAACGCGAACGCGACTACGCCACCCGGTTGTGCGCGCAGTTCATCGCGGGTGAGGAATCGGTGACTCAGGATATCCAGCCGTTCATGTCGGCCATGCGTGCCGAGGGGCGGCTCGGCGACGAAATGTACTTGACGCAGTTTGCCTTTGAAGAAGCCAAGCACACCCAGGTATTTCGGATCTGGCTTGACGCCGTCGGGGTCAGCGATGATCTGCACGGCTATCTCGACGATCTTCCGGCATACCGCGAGATCTTCTTCGAGCAGCTGCCCGATGCTCTCGGAACACTCGCCTCCGACCCGTCACCGGCGGCGCAGGTTCGCGCCTCGGTCACCTACAACCATGTTGTTGAGGGCATGCTCGCGCTGACGGGATATTTTGCGTGGCACAAGATTTGCGTGGATCGGGGCATACTTCCGGGCATGCAGGAGCTGGTGCGCCGGATCGGCGACGACGAGCGGCGTCACATGGCCTGGGGCACCTTCACCTGCCGCCGTCACGTCGCGGCCGACGATGCGAACTGGTCGGTGTTCGAGGCCCGCATGAACGAGCTCATCCCGATCGCCTTGCGGCTCACCGAGGAAGGGTTCGGACTCTACGGCGAGGACACCCCATTCGGGCTTTCTCTCGACGAGTTCATGCAGTACTCCGCCGACAAGGGGATGCGGCGGTTCGGAACAATCAGCAGTGCCCGTGGCCGACCGCTGGGGGAGATCGACCTCGACTATTCGCCGCTGCAACTGGAAGATACTTTCGCCGCCGAAGATCGTCAGGCGCTCGCCGCCACGGTCTAG
- a CDS encoding MarR family winged helix-turn-helix transcriptional regulator, whose translation MKAEAREHPDDGPPRQDWPELPARTSGGDLLSEIVLATFRLNARFLDAAQQLAANGGITAAWWQVLGGILDGPRAVPDIARRMGMTRQGVLRVADLLVEKGLAEYRTNPDHRRAKVLACTQAGYWAVHRIALVQHPWADRIAEAIDDHQLADALTTLRRLIERIEASAL comes from the coding sequence GTGAAGGCCGAGGCTCGTGAGCATCCAGATGACGGACCGCCGCGGCAGGACTGGCCCGAGCTGCCCGCGCGCACATCTGGAGGGGACCTGCTGAGCGAAATTGTCTTGGCGACCTTTCGGCTCAACGCCCGATTCCTTGATGCCGCTCAACAGCTCGCCGCGAACGGTGGCATTACTGCCGCATGGTGGCAGGTGCTGGGGGGCATCCTCGATGGTCCGCGCGCTGTGCCCGACATTGCCCGGCGAATGGGGATGACCCGGCAGGGGGTGCTCCGGGTGGCGGATTTGCTCGTTGAGAAGGGGCTTGCCGAGTACCGGACGAATCCGGATCACCGCCGAGCTAAGGTGCTGGCCTGCACCCAAGCCGGCTACTGGGCTGTGCACCGGATCGCCCTGGTGCAACACCCCTGGGCTGACCGTATCGCCGAGGCGATCGATGATCACCAGCTTGCCGATGCACTGACGACCCTGCGACGGTTGATAGAGCGCATCGAAGCGAGTGCGTTGTGA
- a CDS encoding DJ-1/PfpI family protein yields MASRIAHVAVYNGLAESEIGHLLVELRSGRFTRSEMRVVTVAVSRMPVTTMGGLRLLPDLALSELDAAASDLLILGGAQMWDSGGGDEFISAARCFLEQGVPVAAICGATAGMARGGLLDERDHTSAAPDYLAATGYRGGAHYLDERAVLDGDLITAGPQSPVQFASAVLRRLGLASEATLAAYEALFDRAELAAFATLAGMRPEAR; encoded by the coding sequence ATGGCATCGCGTATTGCTCATGTGGCCGTCTACAACGGTCTGGCCGAATCTGAGATCGGGCACCTGCTTGTCGAACTGAGGAGTGGCCGGTTCACTCGCTCGGAAATGCGCGTCGTGACCGTGGCGGTGTCGCGCATGCCCGTGACCACGATGGGAGGCCTGCGGCTGCTTCCCGATCTGGCCCTGTCGGAGCTCGACGCCGCCGCCAGTGATCTCTTGATTCTTGGTGGTGCGCAGATGTGGGATAGCGGGGGTGGCGACGAATTTATCTCTGCCGCAAGGTGTTTCCTGGAGCAGGGGGTGCCGGTGGCGGCTATCTGCGGTGCCACCGCAGGCATGGCGCGGGGCGGCTTGCTCGACGAGCGCGATCACACGAGTGCCGCGCCGGACTATCTTGCGGCGACCGGCTACCGCGGTGGCGCGCACTACCTCGACGAGCGTGCCGTGCTGGACGGCGACCTCATCACCGCGGGCCCGCAATCGCCGGTTCAGTTTGCATCTGCCGTGCTGAGGCGCCTGGGGTTGGCGTCGGAGGCCACCCTGGCTGCCTACGAGGCTTTGTTCGATCGCGCGGAGTTGGCGGCCTTCGCGACCCTCGCTGGGATGCGACCGGAGGCGCGGTGA
- a CDS encoding nitroreductase/quinone reductase family protein, with the protein MSKQPDWAIRIGAWFLENGHRALLALTGGRYPKKVLGMQPVELYTIGSKTGQRRGTLLTAPIYEPDKVVLVASYGGGTENPAWYKNLVKNPAVEIAVDDVARPFTAHTASAEEKAALWPAIVKVNPGYAGYQKNTDRDIPVIICVPA; encoded by the coding sequence GTGAGCAAGCAACCTGATTGGGCCATTCGGATCGGCGCCTGGTTCTTGGAGAACGGTCACCGGGCGCTGCTCGCGCTCACCGGTGGGCGCTATCCCAAGAAGGTGCTGGGGATGCAGCCGGTGGAGTTGTACACCATCGGCAGCAAGACCGGGCAGCGCCGCGGCACGCTGTTGACCGCCCCGATCTACGAGCCCGACAAGGTGGTGCTGGTGGCGTCCTACGGCGGCGGCACCGAGAACCCGGCCTGGTACAAGAATCTCGTGAAGAACCCGGCCGTCGAGATCGCCGTCGACGACGTGGCGCGTCCGTTCACGGCACACACCGCCTCCGCCGAGGAGAAGGCCGCGCTGTGGCCGGCGATCGTGAAGGTCAACCCGGGCTACGCGGGCTACCAGAAGAACACCGATCGGGACATCCCGGTCATCATCTGCGTGCCTGCCTAG
- a CDS encoding nitroreductase/quinone reductase family protein, whose protein sequence is MGDKQKTPDWIAERGAWVLENGHRALLKLTGGRWPHKLGFMPTLELHTIGRKSGERRSSLLSSPIFTHERIVVIASLGGASHHPAWYLNLVANPNVEITVRGETKPYLARTASAQEKAELWPEITRGFGNPYAGYQRSTTRDIPVVICEPV, encoded by the coding sequence ATGGGCGACAAGCAGAAGACGCCTGACTGGATCGCCGAGCGCGGCGCCTGGGTGCTGGAGAACGGGCATCGCGCGCTGTTGAAGCTGACCGGCGGACGCTGGCCGCACAAGCTCGGTTTCATGCCGACGCTGGAGTTGCACACCATTGGCCGAAAGTCCGGTGAGCGGCGCTCATCGTTGTTGAGCTCGCCCATCTTCACGCACGAGCGGATCGTCGTGATCGCCTCACTGGGCGGTGCCTCGCACCATCCCGCGTGGTACCTGAACCTCGTCGCCAACCCGAATGTCGAGATCACGGTGCGCGGCGAGACCAAGCCGTACCTCGCACGCACCGCGTCGGCGCAGGAGAAGGCCGAATTATGGCCGGAGATCACCCGGGGATTCGGCAACCCCTACGCGGGATACCAGCGCAGCACCACCCGGGATATCCCCGTCGTCATCTGTGAACCGGTTTAA